One window from the genome of Pelodictyon luteolum DSM 273 encodes:
- a CDS encoding ACT domain-containing protein: MIIRQLSVFLENRTGRLTELTGVLAENGINISAFSIADSTDFGILRMIVGKPELAENVLRQKGFAVKVTDVICLIVPDKPGSLHHALGILSENDVAIDYMYAFSSAEGRATVVIRTAVPQAAIRVLSQHRLELVQAGDIYQL; encoded by the coding sequence ATGATCATCCGTCAACTCTCGGTCTTTCTTGAAAACCGAACAGGCCGGCTTACCGAACTCACCGGAGTTCTGGCCGAAAACGGCATCAACATCTCGGCGTTCAGCATTGCCGACTCCACCGACTTCGGCATCCTGCGCATGATTGTCGGCAAACCCGAGCTCGCAGAAAACGTGCTCCGTCAGAAAGGGTTCGCCGTCAAGGTCACCGACGTCATCTGCCTCATCGTCCCCGACAAACCCGGCAGCCTCCACCATGCGCTCGGCATTCTCTCGGAAAATGACGTGGCCATTGACTACATGTACGCATTCTCCTCGGCCGAAGGCCGGGCGACGGTGGTTATCCGAACCGCCGTGCCGCAGGCCGCCATCCGGGTGCTCAGCCAGCACCGGCTCGAACTTGTTCAAGCCGGTGATATATACCAGCTCTGA
- a CDS encoding phenylacetate--CoA ligase family protein, which produces MIWNRQYECMEREELRKIQGERLSAMVSRVWNTVPFYRRRLQELGIEPGDIRSMDDLPKLPFTTKQDLRDNYPFGLFTVPQEGIVRLHASSGTTGKPTVVGYTKNDIAMWSEVVARSLTMAGVTRSDIIQVAYDYGLFTGGLGLHYGAETLGASVIPISGGNTKKQLQLMEDFGSTVLACTPSYAAFLGEAIIEEKIQKEHIKLKAGIFGAEPWTEGMRTEIERLLGIKAYDIYGLSEIIGPGVSMECRCQTGMHIFEDHFIPEIINPDTGEVLPYGELGELVFTPATKEAMPLIRYRTRDLTRLHAERCECGRTLVRMEKCVGRTDDMLIIRGVNVFPSQVEAVLLEMSETRPHYLLTIDRMHNLDSLEIQVEVEESFFSDEVKELEGLRKKIQSAIGSMLGISSTVRLVEPGTIERSMGKAKRVIDNRKR; this is translated from the coding sequence TGGAACAGGCAGTATGAATGCATGGAGCGTGAAGAGCTCCGCAAAATTCAGGGCGAGCGCCTATCAGCAATGGTATCGCGGGTGTGGAACACCGTACCCTTCTATCGCCGGCGGCTGCAGGAACTTGGCATCGAACCTGGAGACATACGGAGCATGGACGACCTTCCGAAGCTCCCGTTCACCACCAAGCAGGACCTGCGGGACAATTACCCGTTCGGGCTTTTCACCGTTCCGCAGGAGGGAATCGTGCGCCTGCACGCCTCCAGCGGCACCACAGGAAAGCCGACAGTGGTCGGCTACACCAAGAACGACATAGCGATGTGGAGCGAAGTGGTCGCCCGATCGCTCACCATGGCCGGCGTAACCCGGTCCGATATCATCCAGGTCGCCTACGACTACGGACTCTTCACCGGGGGCCTCGGCCTCCACTACGGCGCCGAGACCCTCGGAGCCTCGGTCATTCCGATCTCTGGCGGCAACACGAAAAAACAGCTCCAGCTGATGGAGGACTTCGGCTCCACCGTGCTTGCCTGCACCCCTTCCTACGCAGCCTTCCTCGGAGAAGCCATCATCGAAGAGAAGATCCAAAAAGAACACATCAAGCTGAAGGCCGGCATCTTCGGTGCAGAGCCCTGGACTGAAGGAATGCGCACCGAAATCGAACGACTGCTCGGCATCAAGGCTTACGACATCTATGGTCTCAGCGAAATCATCGGCCCCGGCGTTTCGATGGAGTGCCGGTGCCAGACAGGCATGCACATCTTCGAAGACCACTTCATCCCCGAAATCATCAACCCCGACACCGGCGAGGTGCTGCCATACGGCGAGCTCGGCGAGCTGGTCTTCACACCCGCGACAAAGGAGGCCATGCCGCTCATCCGCTACCGCACGCGCGACCTCACGCGCCTGCACGCCGAGCGATGCGAGTGCGGCAGAACCCTCGTCCGCATGGAAAAATGTGTCGGCCGCACCGACGACATGCTCATCATCCGCGGCGTCAACGTCTTCCCCTCCCAGGTGGAAGCGGTGCTGCTTGAAATGAGCGAGACCAGACCCCATTACCTGCTCACCATCGACCGTATGCACAACCTCGACTCCCTCGAAATCCAGGTGGAGGTCGAGGAATCGTTCTTCTCCGACGAGGTCAAGGAACTGGAGGGTCTCAGAAAAAAAATACAGTCCGCAATCGGCAGCATGCTCGGCATCAGCTCCACCGTGCGCCTTGTCGAGCCGGGCACCATAGAGCGCAGTATGGGCAAGGCAAAACGGGTCATAGATAACAGGAAACGCTAA